One window of the Trifolium pratense cultivar HEN17-A07 linkage group LG2, ARS_RC_1.1, whole genome shotgun sequence genome contains the following:
- the LOC123905935 gene encoding pentatricopeptide repeat-containing protein At1g62670, mitochondrial-like — protein sequence MSFLRFTFRSSSSSSISYLRRFYSHSPFHVNNDVDNAVSSFHSMLRMNPTPSIVQFNKILTYLVKTNHYPTAISLSNQLEFNGIMPNVVTFNILINCYCHLRQISFAFSILAKILKLGYQPNVITLNTLIKGLCFNDKVKEALHFHDHVLAHGFHLDQVSYGTLINGLCKIGETRAALQVLRQIEGKLVKPNVVIYTTIIDSLCKDKLIRDAYDLYSEMIAKNISPNVFTYTSLIYGFCIVGQLKEAFGLLNEMFVFRKLNGDVYIFNILLDALCKEGNVKEAKNVLAVMVKQGIKPDVVTYTSLLDGYCLINEVNKAKVIFNSMAQRGVMPDVNGYNVVINGLCKIKMMDEAMNLFKEMQNKKIIPDTVTYSSLIDGLCKSGRISHAWELLVEMQDRGQPANVITYNSLLHALCKNHHVDKAIALVKKIKDKGIQPDMHTYNILMDGLCKEGRFLDAQVIFHDLLIKGYNVTVWTYNIMINGLCKEGLFDDAESLLLKMEDNGCVPNTITYEIIICVLFENDENDKALKLLHEMIASGLM from the coding sequence ATGTCATTCTTAAGGTTCACCTTtcgatcttcttcttcttcttccatttcTTACTTAAGGCGATTTTACTCTCACTCTCCATTTCATGTTAATAATGATGTTGATAATGCTGTTTCTTCATTCCATAGCATGCTTCGTATGAATCCAACCCCATCCATCGTACAATTTAACAAGATTTTAACTTATCTTGTTAAGACGAATCATTACCCCACTGCTATTTCACTTTCTAACCAATTGGAATTTAATGGAATTATGCCTAATGTTGTTACTTTCAATATATTGATCAATTGTTACTGCCACCTTCGTCAAATATCTTTTGCCTTTTCTATATTAGCTAAGATTCTCAAGTTGGGTTATCAGCCCAATGTCATAACCTTAAATACTCTTATCAAAGGTCTGTGTTTCAACGATAAGGTGAAAGAAGCTCTGCATTTTCACGACCATGTGCTTGCACATGGATTTCACCTCGATCAAGTTAGCTACGGGACCTTGATCAATGGACTCTGTAAAATTGGGGAAACAAGAGCCGCCTTGCAAGTTCTAAGACAAATTGAAGGGAAATTGGTCAAGCCTAATGTGGTAATATACACCACAATTATTGACAGCCTGTGTAAAGATAAGCTTATAAGAGATGCTTACGATTTATATTCTGAAATGATTGCAAAGAATATTTCTCCTAATGTTTTCACTTACACTTCTCTAATATATGGATTTTGCATTGTTGGTCAATTGAAAGAAGCATTTGGACTTTTAAATGAAATGTTTGTATTCAGAAAACTCAATGGAGATGTTTATATCTTTAATATATTGCTCGATGCTTTATGCAAGGAAGGAAATGTCAAAGAAGCTAAAAATGTGTTAGCTGTTATGGTGAAACAAGGTATCAAACcagatgttgttacttataCTTCATTACTAGATGGGTATTGCCTAATCAATGAAGTGAATAAGGCCAAAGTTATATTCAACAGTATGGCCCAAAGAGGAGTGATGCCCGATGTTAATGGCTATAATGTCGTGATTAATGGGCTgtgtaaaattaaaatgatggaTGAAGCCATGAATCTCTTCAAAGAAATGCAAAACAAGAAGATTATTCCTGATACAGTAACTTACAGTTctcttattgatggtttgtgcaaATCAGGGAGAATCTCTCATGCTTGGGAGCTTCTTGTTGAGATGCAAGATAGGGGTCAACCTGCCAATGTAATCACTTACAATTCTTTATTACATGCTTTATGTAAAAACCATCATGTTGATAAGGCAATTGCATTGGTCaagaaaattaaagacaaaGGCATTCAACCAGATATGCACACATACAATATACTCATGGATGGACTTTGCAAGGAAGGGAGATTTCTGGACGCACAAGTGATTTTTCATGATCTTTTGATTAAAGGCTATAATGTAACAGTCTGGACATATAATATTATGATCAATGGTCTTTGTAAAGAGGGTTTGTTTGATGATGCTGAGTCCCTACTGTTAAAAATGGAAGACAATGGCTGTGTTCCTAATACTATAACTTATGAAATAATTATCTGTGTTCTCTTTGAAAATGATGAGAATGATAAGGCCTTGAAACTTTTACATGAAATGATTGCCAGTGGTCTAATGTAA